A single Glycine soja cultivar W05 chromosome 14, ASM419377v2, whole genome shotgun sequence DNA region contains:
- the LOC114385035 gene encoding PHD finger protein ALFIN-LIKE 4-like: MEAGYNPRTVEEVFRDFKGRRAALIKALTTDVEEFYQQCDPEKENLCLYGFPSEQWEVNLPAEEVPPELPEPALGINFARDGMQEKDWLSLVAVHSDAWLLAVAFYFGARFGFDKADRKRLFNMINDLPTIFEVVTGMAKKQGKEKSSVSNHSSTKSKSNSKRGSESKYTKAMQSKDEDDEGGAGLGLGLEDEDEEEHGDTLCGACGESYAADEFWICCDICEKWFHGKCVKITPARAEHIKQYKCPSCSNKRARP; this comes from the exons TGGAGGCAGGTTACAATCCTCGTACCGTCGAAGAGGTCTTTAGGGATTTCAAGGGTCGCAGAGCTGCTTTGATTAAAGCCCTCACCACCG ATGTTGAAGAGTTCTACCAGCAGTGCGATCCCG AGAAGGAAAATCTTTGCCTTTATGGATTTCCAAGTGAGCAGTGGGAAGTCAATCTGCCAGCTGAGGAGGTGCCCCCTGAGCTTCCAGAGCCAGCATTGGGCATTAACTTTGCCAGAGACGGGATGCAAGAAAAGGACTGGCTGTCTTTGGTTGCTGTACACAGTGATGCTTGGTTGCTTGCTGTGGCTTTTTATTTTGGTGCTAGGTTTGGATTTGACAAGGCTGATAG GAAGCGActatttaatatgataaatgatctTCCGACAATATTTGAGGTTGTTACAGGGATGGCCAAGAAACAAGGAAAGGAAAAGTCATCAGTTTCAAATCATAGCAGTACCAAATCTAAGTCAAACTCTAAG CGAGGTTCTGAATCAAAGTATACAAAAGCAATGCAATCAAAGGACGAGGATGATGAGGGTGGTGCGGGTTTGGGTTTGGGTTTGGAAGACGAAGACGAAGAGGAACATGGAGATACCTTGTGTGGGGCATGTGGAGAGAGCTATGCtgctgatgagttctggatttGCTGCGACATCTGCGAGAAATGGTTCCATGGAAAGTGCGTGAAGATTACCCCTGCAAGGGCTGAGCATATCAAGCAGTACAAATGTCCTTCTTGCAGCAACAAGCGAGCTCGACCTTGA